A region of the Echeneis naucrates chromosome 22, fEcheNa1.1, whole genome shotgun sequence genome:
TCATTCACATGAATATAGTTTAAAAGTCAGATTTAAGCTTGATAGAAacatatttttggtttgttgtcaTTTCCAACATTGAGCTGTGCTACAGAGAGGTCTTCTGAATCTCCACTGTCACCCACCTTGTTTCAAATGCTTGTACTGACCCATCCTATCATAATCCTGTCCTTAAGATAGCAGGCAGCCAGATAAAAGTCTCCatcacacctcacacacattcctccTCATCACATGGCTGGAAGGTACATGCTCCAGATCTATCACATAGGTGACATGTTGCTCTTCACatggcacacatacacaggcacacaatCTAAGGTGGCAGATGCTGATTGTTAGAAATCAATATAAAACCACAGGAGTCATTTTACAATTTTCTTTGTTCCAGGAACTCACTTCTATACTATGAACTGCAAGGATGGGACATTAAAGCCACTCTGTGTACATCTGAAAAATGTCGTGTCAATCCAAACAGATGTATATCAAGTGAGCTAAGCCTAATGAAAACCCTTATTATAATCATACACAATAATGAATACTTAAATATGACATCAGTCTGTGCGGTTCTTATGGTACCATTTGGATGAGAGTAACGCTTTGATTCACAACTATGTTCATTACACTACCAGCTGACAAAAGATAACCAATACAGAAATGACAACTTTCATTGTCTTAACTGTGTTCAGGGCTCACCAATGACAAATACACCGAGACAAAGTCCACAACATCAAAGCACAAGCCCCATGGAAGAATTATGTAGAGCGACATTTAGACCAGTTTATTTGACACTGCAGTGTAGACTGGACTGTTGGCTTTGCCCGTCTCTGATTGATAGCCATACTCAGCTCTACTGCCTCCAGTTATCtaagtaaacaaaacaattagctgatgtattttttatgtgACTTATGTCTATTGTCATGCATGTATTTGAATATCATACGAAAAATATGTGGAGCATGCCTTTGTGTAACGACAATGAAAACTGTGTGACCGTGCATGCATACTTAAACACGTGAAGTTACAACTGCAAACAGTGCCCCCAGTTGTTAGGGGAgtggaaagggagggaggggctTGTCACACATAAATCAGGGAGTATTTTGTGGAAATCTATTCAGCGGGAATAGATCAAGCAACTAATCTTCTTATCATCAGACGTTTCGGGTCATGGGCCAGAGACAAGGAGGGGGTGTAGGGAGTGAAGGCAAAACTTCACTGACCACCGAGTCTGCAGGCGGTGGTAAGAAGCAAACAGGCAAATGGaaaaaggagagggaaaagACGACACTGGAGTGAGCCTTCCCACGTAAATGAATCCAACTTTAAGGGCTCATGAGTTGTCTGAGGGGACATGCTCTTCAAAGCCCTCACTCTCCCTAACCAGCGCCCTCTCCAAGATCACACGTCCCTCCTTGTACCGCTGGCTGTCCTCCGTAGCAAACTCATAGATCCAACCCAGTTTGCTGTTGCAGTTCTTGCAGCTGACATCTCTCACCATGTGTCTGCCAGTAAGCATCACTCTGTCCTGTACCTCACTGTACTGTAGGTTTACCACCTGCAAGTTTGAGACACAACAGACAGGGAACAAGATCCTGAATTTGCATCTCGGCTGACTTTAGGTACACATGATCATTCACGCTTTCTTGGCTTTGGAATGTACCTTATTGAAGAGGAATGCTCTGCCTGTGGCTCCCGTGAAACGCGTTGAGATAAGCTCAGACCGATTAGTCAGGATGGTGTCACAGTTGGCACAGGAGAAGAGGCGTGTTCCACCAATGTGGTCCAAGAAGATACGCCCCATCGTCAAATCTCCGAGTGTGACTCAAACGTGGCTGATGTGGGAGGAAATGAGAAAGACGACCTATTTATGATGGGAACTGAAAACAAGGCTAAAACACAAACcatttcaacaacaacatgttAGTGTTTACCACCAGCCATAGAAGTTGCTTTTGTATAAATTTACTGTGCAATAATGTGCATGACTGTTTGGTGacagtttttcacagttttacaaGACTATCATGTCACTCCAGGCCATGTTCTATCAACACATGTCAATTCAAAGACAACCAAGCTTGGTTTGAGGAAGTTAATCTGGTTTCTGTTcagatttgctttattttggcTGCGCTTTAATTCGTTTTATGAGCGGATTAGCAGATGTTTATACATtattatatactatatatattaccagtcaaaggtttggacacactttcctgttcaattatatgggaaagtgtgtccaaacttttgactggtagtgtcTCTTATCTATAGTGatacattaacattaatatatggaaaaactttcatttgtcaaattattttaatgCCAAAAACATATTCTCATCAAGTCATTTTAAGCAACCTTGTTTCCCACCAATAGATTTTCCAAAAACGGGTCACAATCATCAACGCTGCCATATAAAACTACACATCCTCTGGTTCTGGGTTTATCTGCAAAATCCCTTtgatttaatatatatatatatatacacacatatatatatatatatggagaattaaatatattttagtaAAAATCTTCTGTCATCACCAAGCAAACATATTTAAAGTCAGTCCTTGTGCAGGTCGGTCGTCTTTCCCTGTAAATACTACACGTTTTCATGGTTGATGGAGAGTTTCgttgttatttttctgtattcattaattttacttttccaATAAACAAAGCACGGTTTCCTGCCGCCGCCGCCGAGGAGCTgagctcagctgctgctttttgtggaCACCATCTTTGACCGGTGCTCAGAATAAACAGCCCTCATCACGAAGGCTGACGGGTCGTTTGACCGAGTGTTagaaacgaacaaacaaacaaacaaactgggtAATTTAGGTGAACTGGGTggtactgttgttgttgttgttgtttgtttttttgtttttttttttcgtttctctgttaaacaaaacaacagaagctAACATCAGTTAGCAATGCAGCTAacagcagaacaacaacaaaccgtTTCCTCCCGCTCCGCTCCTTCGACGCCTCCCCGCCGCTTCAGCTCGGTCCAGACGGCACAAAATGTCGCCGGTATCTGAGGTATATTTTAGACGGACATCTGCCTGTTTGTGtcgttgttgtcgttgttgttgttgttgtcgtcgtcgtcgtcgtgTCGGTCGtggttttgttgttctttttcagcTGTTCCTGTCTGCGCTGCCAGCCAAGTGTCAACATCCGGTGATGGCGGCGCCGGCCGCCGGGAGGCCGCCAGGTGTCGGCAGAGGACGGAGGACGGACACACAACCCGGACATGTCTAATCAAGTCCACAACGCCAACACAACGCAACTCTCCCAGAGGTGACCAGAGGTTCACAATGGTTTCAAATAACAAGTCCCCGAATTAAATTTATTTAGAGAAATTCAGGTTCCCATACGAATATATGTTCTGCTTGAAACATCCTGGTCACAGCAgccatttaaaacaaaagacccacaaatactttatttatccccagGGGAAACAGAAACATATGTGCATGCACAAGAGAGACGATATAGATAAAATGTTAAcatgaaataaactgaatggCCTATGGGTCAGTAAGGATTAAGAGTGCATGTCAAAATGCATATAAAGTAAGTTTGTAAGGCGCACCGACCCAGAATATTGCACAGATATCCTGAGTCTTCAGTTCAGTCTGggtcagaaaaataaactctgtCTTCCGGAGGTTCAGTCTTTTAGTGCTATCTGTTCTTAACTTGCAACAAAGCAAAGATGCAAGACATCCCTTTCTCAGATAGGACATTTGTCCATTTGGTCAAAGGATGTATGTTAGCCCACTTTCACGCTTCCATGGCTTATTGGGACAATTGGATGCAACACAGTCATTAGCCTTGTTGTTATGGTTGTCCCCAAAAGGAAAGACCTGCAATATTTGACAATAAAGATAATGGTAAAATCttttgaaaaagataaaaagacaTTTGCTGACTTACCTATCAAACTGGCActgaaatgatgacaaaaaagaATACAATTAACGTGCCTAGCTATAGCAACCACGTGATAGGGACTCACAgacaaataaaagtaaaatccaACGTACTCTGATGTCTTCTTGATAAGGTAAGAACATTTGGACATAGGAAGCGTTGTATCAAAATGTTATAAACctttaaaaaacacataaatgaaatCTGATAGTCCACCACATCAAGATAAGTTGCTTTACTCTCACGTCATTCCAAGTGTCATGTGATCGGCAAAGCCAATCTAAGGACAAACTCATAAAGTATTTAACTCATATCTCATCACAAACTGATCCTCTACAGTTTTACTAAATTGATAGTTGTTAAGATGTTGTTATATAACCCTGATGAAATCTATGAAATATTTGATAATGACATTCAGCATCAAAAGTTAAGAACTGTCCTCTGAGTGTGCAGTAGCACAGCTTTAATTAGAGAGCAACAAATTAAGCAATTAAAATGGAATGGTATAGTTATACAGACGGtaaataatgttattattaCTGCCCTGaattaacaaaatatttatgattgCTTGAAATTTTACACACaagtgttttttattatgaacAAGAAATTTACTAATATCCCTGGAAAATCACTCTGGCTGCTTATCGATGTGGCCACAAACTGTCCTATTCTTTAAAATCATTGTGCTGCAGCAACAGAAAGTGCTTCTGGATTTAGTCAGATCTCTGAATTTCTCTTCCTTCAGGATGAATACTTGATATTTCTGtggccaaaacaaaaatgtatattcGACATTGTTGCATTTGAATTTGTCTGAATGCATATGAAATAtggtgtctttttctcttttaccaTTTAAATGTTCAAAGTTTAGATCTATGCTTGATTTATAATGTATCATGATCCTGGGCATAGATGTGACCTTACATTTCACTGACCTTCCATAACGTGTTCACTCAGTCTGTTGCAGAAGATGAGGATATTCTGTAGATTTGCAGGATAAACTGCTGGTGACAGAATAAGGACGCCTGACAAGTCATTAGATTGATTGTTATACAGATAAACTGATAAAAGGTAGATATGACTGAGGATAAAAGAGAGTGTTTGGGAGGACAGAAGCAGGAatgataattttcttttttgcatagAGAATTATTTTTCTCCAactttcctattttttttttacctttttaaaacTTTGACTTCTTGAGaactcttttctctctccacaccCTTTTACGGGTGCAGTCTACTTCTCACAATCAGTGAGAGTTTACATTTTCCCTGAGgcagagggaaaaagagaagagggcATTTTACAAGGCATTCAATATCTCACCACATCATGACAAATATGTCTGCACTCCTGATTCTGACAGCCCTCATTGGATTCAGCGCTCTATTCACAGGTGAAGTACAGGTGATAATATTTGCCTAATTAGTTTGACAGTTTGGGCTGAAGCCCGTCTGCAGCTCTCAGAGTCATGTTTGCACTGTTGACTGCTTCGTTTTGCACCTATTTTAGCTTTTGTAAAGCCTCagttttttatgctttttaatgctgagaatgttttttttttttttgtctattttgtcCTAGCATTGTCTTCTTaggttttgtattttactgttttaaaagGGAGTGTGAAATGGTGACCACATGAATTTCCCACTTGTGGGATAGTAAAGTTTACCTAGATCTTTAcctcaaataaaaatgtctctgtggtgcCTGTTTGGGAGAGTTTGGGAATTATATGTGAGGGCAACACTTTGAGACCATCAGCATTTATAATAGCCTTTATAAGTTGTACActaatgtttcataaatagttCATTATATTAAAGTGTTATTAACCATCTATGAAATGCCTTTAGAATGGTTAAAAAAGGAGTTAATATGAGTTGTTACCAATTTTATatgtatgggttttttttttttcttttttttttgctgatgatGGATGAAgcataaataaaatttacaaCTGTTGGTTACATATTTAGTTAGTTCCATATAATGATCTATTGTGTTCAAAGTACTTTGGGCGGCCAATACAAAAAGAGTAAACTACACAGATATTTTTATTGCGCCGCAGTTTATTGCATAGATTTCTGCATCAACCAACAAGTGATAGTGAAATCAGTGAAGTCTGAATCAGTTtgatatcataaaaaaaacGAACCACTGTACTAAATTTGTTTTGGTACAGTGCCATAATTGTTTTAAtagagaaaaaaagttaaattggTTAAATTTGAAGTCttaattgttgttttattgtttcttatATCACATTTAGGCACTGTCAACACTGAGACACTAAGAGACAAGGAACGGTCTGAGGAGGTACTGTCCTATCAATTATTACGCTTTAATGCTAACTGAAATTATAGTATCAGTCATTTGCTTTGTGACTATGAAAGTCTGAGAGATTGTATTTCTGTTACAGACCGAAAGCTACATGGGAATACTTTGTCCAACAGTTCCTGGTCCATCATCTCTGTCCTCCTCAGGTGAATATTTCACGCTGATTTGTTTAGTTCAACATCAGGCCTTATATTTGCCTAAATTCAATACAAATTATGTGAAATACACAGTCCATCATTGTATTATATTGCTGACCCATGACTTCCCTTGTTTTTGCTCCATTAGTTGATGCTCTCAGACCAGGTGATATCTCAGCTGTTTACACTCTGGGAATCCCACCCTCACACAGGTATGAGCTGGGaatgaaatgcacaaatatAATTCTGTCATTCAAATCACTGGAAGCCACATATGCAGTAGTATTTCCAGAGCTAATTTAGAAATGTGTTACCAGCCAACTAAGACCTTCTACTGTATGCCTTTGTCATTAGGGATGAAGCATCCAGAGTGGCCAGCAGACTAACTGGTAATTATAAATACTATATAACTATAAATCCCTCAGTGCACTTTCTCATCACAGATTATTTTtacaatgtgaaaaacaaaatcatctaGAATATCAAGATAATTTAGTGAAGTCTTACTTTTGCATTTGCTACTAGCAGTCACACAGTAGTTGAGGGATTTtacatctttttaaatatattgttgACTTGATAGTCAATGTACTATCATTTTGAATACACATTTATCATCatctgaaaaagtaaaaaaaaaaaaaaaaagcagttttgcTGCGTTCAGAATTGACCAATAAAATTTCCATGCTATTCTGGTCATTGAAAGTGTTTTAGTTAAGCACAATAATCTGGCTCTGTCACTTATTAACTATAAGTAAATTGAGAACATGTTACAGGCAATGTACAGAGCACACTTTGGTGGAGATAACGATAATCCTATAGTTTAGTCAGGTTTATCTCTCAGGATGTAACAGTGGGTCATAAAACACAGGTTACAGACTCTCATTTTAAAAGAAGCActttttttcacagcaacaaTTACCTCATGATGTACACGAGTCACTGTTTGATCTTGCTGTGAGGTATTTAATGTACTGTAGGATTACTAAAGTctttattttaactttgtgtgtctgtaatagAGCTGTTTTCCATGTTTAATCCTGACATAATCACTCGCCATGTGCATCAGATCTCAGTGAAGCCCAGGTAACACATATatacatgacacacacacacacgcatgcacgcacatgcacTTATGGCTTTTACTAAGTTAGCTGAAATGAGTGTGTGTTCTAGGAGTCTCCCGGAGGAAGCTGaagctctctctctgtccctggCACATCAGGTGTGCATTAATATTCTCAGAACAATGCTATGTTCAGTTTTGTAACAGACAATTCAACTTTCGAACATCTATTTCCTCAATATGATATGAATGAGGCACTTACCCATATCTCACATCTTTCATACATGTCCATTATCTGCTCTTGTAGGTCTCAAACTGGaagtttgtgctgctgtttgttccAGCAGATTCCATGTGTGCCTGCTCACCACATGTAAGATTCACAGGAAATCATGTCATTgcagatgttgtttttttgtgaaggGTGAGATAAGTTGGTAACTGTTTCTTTGTGCTTCAGGTTGCTGCAGATGTGGAAGCTGTTGTGCAGGATGTAGAAGCAGCCCTGCAGATATTGCAGAACAGGGTATGgtactttttttgtttagtatttttgccatcaacaaataaaatgggaaaaaaataatatgctGGATGAATATTTTTAGCTGCATCACACTTTGGTCCATGTCGCAGTGTGGAGCACAtatcagcagcaggaaaagtgagtgttttcatttatacaTATAAGATCATATTTATGTGCCTCATTGTATATGGTACATAATTATGATGCGGTTATCCTTAAAATTTTTAGCAGCTGTGAGTGCATGAGAGATGAAGGCAAGAGTCGACGCTTACATAAAGCAACACTCCTTAAAACACTGCAGGTAAATGCAAAGGAATGAATTGTGTGCCTCTGAGTCATATTCTTCTAAACCATATTCTGATCCTTCAGGCTTACATTATATGTACATGTTTATCTTTTCTGCAGGACTCTCTAAGTCATGTCTTGGATAGTCCAACATGGCACAGCAAAGGTGCAGATTTCACCGTCATGCTACAGCCTGTCCCAGCTCTCCTTTACCCTAACTCAGATTATGTAAGTAAACTGTTGCATACACAGCTTTCCCTCCAGTGGTGAAGGACTCTTAAATGGCTGATGAGTAACTAACATGTCATGTGTTTCTTCGCAGGATAACACAGCACATCAATTAAATCAGGTTGCTATTCAGCTATGGACAAACATGGTAATTTTTTACAAATCCACGTGATGAGATGAGAATGAAATGCAGTTTATGTTTGTCTCAGTCAGTATGACAAAGCAGCATGGTGAAAAGCCACACCAATGATCTGTATTCTGTTTTGACAATGACTTTGAACTTGAGTCTGAGTTGTAAAATGAGACATCTGGGAACAGCCATCATGATTTCTCAAATCAAAAATGAAGATGGACCAATGATTACAGTGACCGTTTGACGGGAGATTAGATAAAAGATGTAAAGATTAACTTGATGGTTTTATCTAGTTGATGGCTTTCTCCATTGTTTATATGAACCCAAGGGTTCTGCAATCAGAACTGTCAGACAAATTATTTTCCCTAACCAAGTATCACTTTTCCTCCATCAGCTTCAGCCAGTTACAGGTCAGACAGAGGTCACGGACAGCAGTGTCATCAATATTCCTTGCCCTACCCAGGTGAGGCCTGCTGTCACATAACACTGTCTATTAAAACTCACAATAGTACACTGAATTGTGCTCTACCATTGATAGAAACATGTCAGAAGACTAGATGGCCTGATGCACAGCTCTCCAAATAACAAAACAGGCTTACAACataatatttaaatacaatAATGATACGGTTGCTAATACTGTGACTTGTTTTCCCCTTTAATCTCAGGAGCGACCTTTTCTACGGACACAAATAAATTCACCCACTGATGgagaaaagacattttacagcaaagcCTCACTCACAGATCGTGTAAGTGtttcagctcagcttcagagcTGCAGTAAAGCAACAGCAAACACCATAAAACATACTAAGGGATATCGTCTGTTGACAGGAAATGGATTTGGGTACTGAGATACCTTGTAAAGACCGCAGTCCATCTCCCACTACACCAAATTCAGGTAAAactttattaattaaataaaactcttATTTAGTGTTTGCAAACTTGAGTGGCACTGTAGTGCTGGTAAGATGGATTGATGGATCCAGTccagtaatttattttattccatttcCTGTGTAGTCCATGAACTCAGACCTGGAGACATCAAAGTGGTGGCAGCAGTAGGTGACTCTCTGACAGTGAGTGTTTTCATTCTCTTATATCACAAAAATGTATACCTGCACCCCATTCAAAAAGTCAACCTTATCTCCATGAATATTCAAAGTTGTCAGTATATGGTATATAAAGAACATGACAATGGATTTAAAGCAGCCAGAGCATACACCTCTGATTCAATCAGTATTTCCTCTGGTTAACATGGTGTGTCACATTATTGATTTTTATCTGCAGGCAGCCAATGGTGTAGGTGCAAAGGTAAACAATCTCCTGTTAGTGCTAAATGAATACAGAGGACTGTCGTGGAGGTAAGAGACCTTAGTCAGATTTTGATGGTGAGGAAAATCACTTAAAGAGTTAATTTGGTGTCTGTCAAAGCTGCAGTTAATGCTAAAAGGCTCTCTCTTAATTTTCAGCATTGGTGGCGATGAAAACATTACCACAGTAACCACTCTGCCAAGTATGTTTGACTtttatttgaatacatttatcaaatcaaattacaaGTCCTAAAAATCTTACttgacatttatttcacaagagatctgttttaatttttccatcattaaaaaacttctcattctgtgatggctgttcactttagcctacttggtcactgaagacccgtagtgtatgaatttgttccaacagaaaggcaaagaaaaagaatcacCCTCTTAGATTACTTGTTACTCTTGAGCCATACAAAATATTAGTTCAAAATGACCGACACGTCACTAATGGCCTCTAGAGGCTAGACCAGACCCTTCCAGAgaccgacccccccccccaacagaaCCAATATCTACTGATCAACTGATAGtttgtgagaaataaaaagggCCTGATCAACATGATGTAATAAAGTACAGAAGGAAACAATTTTGTTCATCAATCCAGTCGCTGTTTTAACCTTGTTGATCTGCCTTGTGATTGTGGTTTGCAGACATCCTGAAAGAGTTTAACCCCTCCCTGACTGGCTTCTCACAAGGAATAAGTAAAGAGGATGATCCAAAAGCCTTTCTCAACCAGGCTGTGCCAGGAGCACAGAGCAGGTTAGTCATCTTATCTATCTAGTTTTGAgtccaaacaaatgaaacccATTTTGTGACCAGAGCACAGAATATTTTACTTCTACTATCAGAACTCTCTGTTTCTATTCTTAGTGATATGGTGCAACAGGTGCACATCCTAAtagacaaaatgaaaagtgacTCGGTAAGGCAATAAAACTACAGCAGAACCACACACAAGTGTGTTCTTCTGTAACGTTTATctcagttttattgtttgttcatATACCAACTGAACATTTACCTCTTATCCTCTTTACAGCGCATTGATTTCCAGAACGACTGGAAAATCATCACCATGTTTATTGGAGGCAATGACATTTGTGACTTCTGCTCAGACAGCGTGAGAATTTTTTTGAACTggcagaggttttttttttcttgcatagTCTTTAaagctatttattttaatcaattaaCCAAGtataattttatctttttttttatatatttctatctCTATTAATTTGGTGTTTTGTCAATACAGTATCATTGAATGGCGTTGAACAGCCATTTCATATCCCAAAGTCAAATGATAGTTGCATCTCTTGCTTTCTTGCTTTGATATCTTAGtaagaaacatttatttccGCAGGTTTTCTTCTCTCCCAGGAATGTGGTCATGCGTATTCGCCAAGCTCTGGACATACTGCACAGTGAGGTATGTTTTTGACTTGCACTAAtctcacacagacatgcaacTTCCTTGCACATTGGCAATttcaaaattacaatttaaaatccAGACAGCTCATAAATATCTAATGTTCATAGGTCCCACGTGCTATTGTCAATCTGGTAGAGCTGTTGAACATTGTATCACTGCGTGATTTACACAAAGATAGCTCTCTGGGCTGTCCTTCCTGGCTTATACGGTTAGTCACTTCTGGTTGTTTCtaacaaaaacagtttgatttttattgaaacTGATCATGCCATCACTtaactgtttaatttttttcattttagtttaatttgcCCCTGCATACTGAAGCCTAAAGACGGATCCTCTGAACTCCAGAAAGTCATTGACTTCAACAGAGCTTATCAGGTAAAGGAAAAAAGGCTAAATCCAATCTGTGAGCACAGTTCTCCTATCATGACACTGTCTGTTCAAACCAAATATCACTGAAAAGTCACACCTGCCTTTCCTTCCAGCATGCGATGAGAGAACTAGTTGACTCTGGGAaatatgacacacacaacaacttcACAGTGGTACTACAGCCTTTTTTCAGAGaggtttttcttcctgtcttaGAGGTAAGCGCTGACACACTTCAAATATTGAATAGTcccaattgttttttttttaattttagtatCTGCTAAAAAGATCAAGcctcctgttctttctttttattagaATGGTCGACCCGATCTCTCTTTCTTCACACCTGACTGTTTTCATCTCAGCCAGAAGGCTCACACTATCATGGCTCGTGCTCTTTGGAACAACATGGTAGGATTTGCTCTATTAGAACacatttgttacatttttgtcaaaaaaatgGTTTGTATTTCTCTCATAATTTAACCAAAAGCATTGATTTTTACAATCTCATAGTTGGAGCCACTGGGCAACAAGACTTTTACACAAGACTTCACAGCAGGCATCGACTTGAAGTGTCCCACTGAGGTAACTTTACAGCTATTAATGTTCACAGAAttgacaaaaattaaatattgtatGGTGTCTTTATCATTTTGTGTattcttcttgtttgtttagACCAACCCGTTCTTTAGGACTGCTGTCAACAGCAACTACACCTTTCCAGGCCCTGCACCCACCCCTGCTCCTGTTACTGTAGGTCATCATGCTCACAAATGATTTAAAGCAATGAATTAAAACTGTAAACAgctaaaatatttctgtcactCTTTAGAACTGGGGAAGCGACTTCTCCTGCAGTAACACAGCTCCGTCCAACTCTGTGCCCACTTCAGGTAAGCATGCAAAGGTGCTACAGAACGTGAAATGCAGAAGTTCAGTGTAAAATATGCTCACGTTGATCTTTCCTCAGCTCACAGGATACGACCAGCAGACATCAAGGTGGTGGCTGCTTTG
Encoded here:
- the LOC115036270 gene encoding protein yippee-like 5; translated protein: MGRIFLDHIGGTRLFSCANCDTILTNRSELISTRFTGATGRAFLFNKVVNLQYSEVQDRVMLTGRHMVRDVSCKNCNSKLGWIYEFATEDSQRYKEGRVILERALVRESEGFEEHVPSDNS
- the LOC115036201 gene encoding phospholipase B1, membrane-associated-like yields the protein MQLTAEQQQTVSSRSAPSTPPRRFSSTDICLFVSLLSLLLLLSSSSSCRSWFCCSFSAVPVCAASQVSTSGDGGAGRREAARCRQRTEDGHTTRTCLIKSTTPTQRNSPRGTVNTETLRDKERSEETESYMGILCPTVPGPSSLSSSVDALRPGDISAVYTLGIPPSHRDEASRVASRLTELFSMFNPDIITRHVHQISVKPRSLPEEAEALSLSLAHQVSNWKFVLLFVPADSMCACSPHVAADVEAVVQDVEAALQILQNRLHHTLVHVAVWSTYQQQENSCECMRDEGKSRRLHKATLLKTLQDSLSHVLDSPTWHSKGADFTVMLQPVPALLYPNSDYDNTAHQLNQVAIQLWTNMLQPVTGQTEVTDSSVINIPCPTQERPFLRTQINSPTDGEKTFYSKASLTDRVSEMDLGTEIPCKDRSPSPTTPNSVHELRPGDIKVVAAVGDSLTAANGVGAKVNNLLLVLNEYRGLSWSIGGDENITTVTTLPNILKEFNPSLTGFSQGISKEDDPKAFLNQAVPGAQSSDMVQQVHILIDKMKSDSRIDFQNDWKIITMFIGGNDICDFCSDSVFFSPRNVVMRIRQALDILHSEVPRAIVNLVELLNIVSLRDLHKDSSLGCPSWLIRLICPCILKPKDGSSELQKVIDFNRAYQHAMRELVDSGKYDTHNNFTVVLQPFFREVFLPVLENGRPDLSFFTPDCFHLSQKAHTIMARALWNNMLEPLGNKTFTQDFTAGIDLKCPTETNPFFRTAVNSNYTFPGPAPTPAPVTNWGSDFSCSNTAPSNSVPTSAHRIRPADIKVVAALGDSITAGFGAKAKNLIQLLTEYRGVSWSIGGDETLETVTTLPNILKKFNPKIKGVSKGSGKTQTGFNMAVSGEKISGIPKQVRLLIDTIKNDSSVDFQNDWKLVTLFIGGNDLCQYCNDRASLSPQNYSHHLMTSLDMLYKEVPRIIVNVLEILEIEGLRRIKSDRLGCNFIQKYVCPCFLLPGEDSPELAELKRINRELQIETQKVVYGGRYDGREDFAVVVQPFFQNSVVPLNADGKPDDTYFSEDCFHFSERGHADMATALWNNMLEPVGEKQTYNNFTNIRNNIKCPTEEHPYIFTRFNSLPSLATTAAPETDSTPSPPIMTNTAHTTAEPLTSDHLDNIPIWLAAVLAATGFVIGCGASWLLFFCLINRKKTMTTAKEMSTVL